From Daucus carota subsp. sativus chromosome 6, DH1 v3.0, whole genome shotgun sequence, the proteins below share one genomic window:
- the LOC108227721 gene encoding putative elongation factor TypA-like SVR3, chloroplastic → MEMAIGINNSIKPTFCVNPIRPRSLNSTSPFVKTQSFARSLCLNKKPLFNSCSSKNPGFNSIRCSVSEVADTDTEAAAAAANTERRSKLMRRSDIRNIAIVAHVDHGKTTLVDSMLKQAKVFRDNQVVQERIMDSNDLERERGITILSKNTSITYKDTKINIIDTPGHSDFGGEVERVLNMVEGVLLVVDSVEGPMPQTRFVLKKALEFGLAVVVVVNKIDRTSARPEFVVNSTFELFIELNASDEQCDFQVIYASGIKGKAGLVPDTLAEDLGPLFETIIRCIPGPHIDKDGALQMLATNTEYEEHKGRIAIGRLHAGVLTRGMEVRVCTPDDACRFSKVSELFVYEKFYRVPVESVEAGDICAVCGIDDIQIGETIADKTFGKPLPAIRVEEPTVKMAFSINTSPFVGREGKYVTSRNLRDRLYREIERNLAMKVEDGETADTFLVSGRGTLHITILIENMRRENYEFMVGPPKVINKKVNDKLLEPYEIASVEVPETHMGSVVELLGKRRGQMLDMQGLGSEGTTLLKYKIPTRGLLGLRNAILTASRGTAILNTIFDSYGPWAGDISTRDQGSLVAFENGTTTSYALFSAQERGQLFISPGAEVYKGMIVGIHQRPGDLALNVCKKKAATNVRSNKEVTVVLDTHLEYSLDDCIEYIQEDELVEVTPQSIRMLKNPKMGKKSR, encoded by the exons ATGGAGATGGCCATTGGGATTAATAACTCTATCAAACCCACCTTCTGTGTCAACCCCATTAGACCAAGAAGCCTTAATTCCACTAGCCCATTTGTAAAAACCCAATCGTTTGCTCGTTCTTTGTGTTTGAACAAGAAGCCATTGTTCAATTCTTGTTCTAGTAAAAACCCAGGTTTTAATTCTATTAGATGCTCTGTTTCCGAAGTTGCTGACACGGATACTGAAGCAGCAGCTGCTGCTGCTAATACTG AGAGGAGGAGCAAACTGATGAGGAGAAGCGACATAAGGAATATTGCAATTGTCGCTCATGTAGATCACGGAAAGACAACACTGGTGGATTCTATGTTGAAGCAAGCAAAA GTTTTTCGTGACAACCAAGTTGTTCAAGAGAGGATAATGGACTCAAATGATCTTGAGCGTGAAAGGGGAATTACTATACTAAGCAAAAACACGTCAATCACTTACAAAGATACAAAAATAAACATTATCGATACTCCAGGACATTCTGACTTTGGTGGAGAGGTGGAACGTGTCTTAAATATGGTGGAGGGTGTTCTGTTAGTG GTCGACTCTGTTGAGGGCCCAATGCCACAAACAAGGTTTGTTTTGAAGAAGGCTCTAGAATTTGGccttgctgttgttgttgtagttAATAAGATCGACAGAACCTCTGCTCGTCCAGAATTTGTTGTCAATTCTACTTTTGAACTCTTCATTGAACTTAATGCATCTGATGAGCAG TGTGACTTCCAAGTAATTTATGCAAGTGGTATAAAGGGGAAGGCTGGACTTGTTCCTGACACTTTGGCAGAGGATCTCGGACCTCTTTTTGAGACCATAATTCGATGCATACCGGGGCCACATATTGACAAAGATGGCGCACTTCAAATGCTT GCGACAAATACTGAATATGAGGAACACAAAGGAAGGATTGCTATTGGACGTTTGCATGCAGGAGTTCTGACCAGAGGAATGGAAGTGCGG GTATGCACCCCAGATGATGCATGCAGGTTTTCAAAAGTTAGTGAACTTTTCGTGTATGAGAAATTTTATAGGGTTCCTGTAGAATCTGTGGAAGCTGGTGATATCTGTGCGGTCTGTGGTATCGATGATATTCAG ATTGGGGAAACAATTGCTGATAAGACTTTTGGAAAGCCCTTACCTGCCATTAGAGTCGAAGAACCAACAGTGAAGATGGCTTTCTCTATTAATACGTCACCATTTGTAGGCCGTGAG GGAAAATATGTGACAAGCAGAAACCTAAGAGATAGGCTCTACCGCGAGATTGAACGAAATTTGGCTATGAAAGTTGAAGATGGTGAAACTGCAGATACATTTCTTGTCAGTGGACGTGGTACTTTACATATAACTATACTTATAGAGAACAT GCGAAGAGAGAATTATGAGTTTATGGTTGGACCTCCTAAAGTTATCAACAAAAAAGTAAACGACAAATTGCTGGAACCTTATGAG ATAGCCTCTGTGGAGGTACCGGAGACACACATGGGTTCGGTGGTTGAGCTTCTTGGAAAAAGACGAGGCCAGATGTTAGATATGCAAGGGCTAGG GTCTGAAGGAACGACATTGCTTAAATATAAGATACCAACTCGTGGACTTCTTGGACTGAGGAATGCAATTTTGACGGCTTCCCGAGGCACAGCAATTCTCAACACAATATTTGATAGCTATGGACCCTGGGCTGGTGATATATCTACACGTGATCAGGGTTCACTG GTTGCTTTTGAGAATGGAACCACGACATCTTATGCTCTATTTAGTGCACAAGAAAGAGGACAATTGTTTATTAGCCCTGGAGCAGAGGTGTATAAAGGTATGATTGTTGGCATTCATCAGCGGCCTGGTGACTTAGCACTGAACGTGTGCAAGAAAAAGGCTGCTACAAATGTGCGTTCCAATAAAGAAGTAACAG TGGTTCTTGACACCCATTTGGAGTATAGTTTAGATGACTGCATAGAGTACATTCAAGAGGATGAACTAGTGGAAGTCACTCCTCAAAGTATCCGAATGCTAAAGAACCCAAAGATGGGAAAGAAATCTCGGTAA
- the LOC108226799 gene encoding remorin 4.1, giving the protein MSLASHILTTTTTTHENLDHGSSQEQNPRFRDIHALASPHPPPASRQAWDTSSLDGGSVETNVYSTMSREFNALVVGGSTTGNNGSEADHHSIFMGMIGEEEEMNPLAIVPDSSHHVDPQSSPWRPGGRGGSVGLVNGGEDHVSVHGVKKGEVEMKILAWQNAKIAKITNRFKREDAIIKGWEGEQIQKSSSRMKKVERKLEEKRARAQEKMENEIAKAHRKAEERKASAEARRGTKVAKVFEIAHLMKAMGRAPPKRSF; this is encoded by the exons ATGTCTTTAGCTAGTCACATATTAACTACCACAACCACTACTCATGAAAACCTAGACCATGGAAGTAGTCAAGAACAGAACCCTAGGTTTAGAGACATCCATGCTCTAGCCTCACCTCATCCTCCTCCAGCCAGCCGACAAGCGTGGGACACAAGTAGCCTTGATGGCGGCTCCGTCGAGACGAATGTGTACTCCACCATGAGTAGAGAGTTCAATGCATTAGTTGTTGGAGGGTCTACAACAGGAAACAATGGCAGTGAGGCTGATCATCATAGTATTTTCATGGGAATGATAGGAGAGGAGGAGGAGATGAACCCTTTGGCTATTGTGCCGGATAGTAGTCATCATGTGGATCCTCAGTCGTCTCCTTGGAGGCCTGGTGGTAGAGGGGGGAGTGTTGGTCTAGTGAATGGTGGTGAGGATCATGTGTCAGTGCATGGAGTGAAGAAAGGGGAAGTTGAGATGAAGATACTTGCATGGCAAAATGCTAAGATTGCCAAGATTACTAACAGGTTTAAGCGCGAGGATGCGATTATTAAGGGCTGGGAAGgtgagcagattcagaagtcaAGTTCTCGGATGAAGAAAGTTGAG AGGAAGCTGGAGGAAAAGAGAGCAAGAGCACAGGAGAAGATGGAGAATGAGATAGCAAAGGCACACAGAAAAGCAGAGGAAAGGAAGGCTTCAGCAGAGGCCAGGAGAGGAACAAAAGTGGCCAAGGTCTTTGAAATTGCacatttgatgaaagctatgggAAGAGCACCACCCAAGCGCTCATTTTAA
- the LOC108227856 gene encoding calcium-dependent protein kinase 8, translating to MGNCCAIPSDPSVKKKGRNKPNPFSVDYVANNTKGGHKSYVLEDPTGHEIEETYELGNELGRGEFGVTYVCTEKSTGDVYACKSISKKKLRTRVDIEDVRREVEIMKHLPKHTNIVTLKDTYEDDKAVHLVMELCEGGELFDRIVARGHYTERAAAGVTRTIIEIILMCHKHGVMHRDLKPENFLFANKKETAALKTIDFGLSVFFKPGETFNEIVGSPYYMAPEVLKRNYGPEIDVWSAGVILYILLCGVPPFWAETEQGVAQAIIRSVVDFKRDPWPKVSDSAKDLVRRMLNPDPKKRLTAQEVLDHPWIQNAKKAPNVSLGENVKARLKQFSMMNKLKKRALQVIAEHLSAEEVAGIKEGFKVMDINNKGKINMDELRAGLHKIGQQITDADLQILMDAGDIDKDGHLNYGEFVAISVHLKKMGNDDHLHKAFAFFDQNKNGYIEIEELRDALSNEVDSSSEEVINAIIQDVDTDKDGRISYEEFAAMMKSGTDWRKASRQYSRERYNSLSFALIRDGSVKVKD from the exons ATGGGAAATTGTTGTGCAATTCCATCAGATCCTTCTGTGAAAAAGAAGGGGAGAAACAAGCCAAATCCATTCTCAGTTGATTATGTTGCAAACAATACAAAAGGTGGACACAAGTCTTATGTTTTGGAGGATCCCACTGGTCATGAAATTGAGGAGACATATGAGCTTGGTAATGAGCTGGGGCGTGGCGAATTCGGGGTTACTTATGTGTGTACTGAGAAATCAACAGGTGATGTTTATGCTTGCAAGTCGATTTCGAAGAAGAAGTTGAGGACTAGAGTGGATATTGAGGATGTGAGGCGAGAAGTTGAGATCATGAAGCACTTGCCTAAGCATACAAATATTGTGACCTTGAAGGACACTTATGAGGATGATAAGGCGGTGCATTTGGTTATGGAATTGTGTGAGGGTGGAGAATTGTTTGATCGGATTGTTGCTAGAGGACATTATACTGAAAGGGCTGCTGCAGGTGTTACTCGAACGATTATAGAAATTATTCTG ATGTGCCACAAGCATGGTGTTATGCATAGGGACCTTAAACCTGAGAACTTTTTGTTTGCAAACAAAAAGGAAACAGCAGCCTTGAAGACGATTGATTTTGGATTGTCCGTATTCTTCAAACCTG GTGAGACATTTAATGAAATTGTAGGAAGTCCTTACTACATGGCACCTGAGGTGCTAAAGCGCAATTATGGTCCAGAGATAGATGTTTGGAGTGCTGGTGTAATTCTCTACATTTTACTCTGCGGTGTCCCACCCTTTTGGGCAG AAACTGAACAAGGAGTTGCACAGGCAATCATTAGGTCTGTTGTAGACTTTAAAAGAGACCCATGGCCAAAGGTATCTGATAGTGCAAAGGACCTTGTGCGTAGGATGCTTAATCCAGATCCTAAGAAACGTCTTACTGCTCAAGAAGTACTTG ATCATCCTTGGATACAAAACGCCAAGAAGGCTCCAAATGTTTCCTTGGGTGAAAATGTGAAAGCAAGACTCAAGCAATTTTCTATGATGAACAAGCTCAAGAAGAGGGCACTACAG GTGATTGCTGAGCATTTGTCAGCTGAAGAAGTGGCAGGCATAAAGGAGGGATTCAAAGTGATGGATATTAATAACAAGGGAAAGATAAACATGGATGAGTTGAGAGCAGGGTTACATAAGATTGGGCAGCAGATTACTGATGCGGATCTCCAAATTCTTATGGATGCT GGAGATATTGATAAAGATGGACATCTGAACTATGGAGAATTTGTAGCCATTTCTGTCCACCTGAAAAAGATGGGAAATGATGACCACCTGCACAAAGCATTTGCATTCTTTGATCAGAACAAAAATGGATACATAGAGATTGAAGAGCTTAGAGATGCATTGTCAAATGAAGTTGACAGTAGTAGCGAAGAAGTTATTAATGCGATCATTCAGGACGTGGATACAGACAAG GATGGACGCATAAGTTATGAGGAGTTTGCTGCAATGATGAAGTCCGGAACAGATTGGAGAAAAGCATCCAGACAGTATTCGCGAGAACGATACAACAGTCTGAGCTTTGCACTTATCAGAGATGGATCAGTGAAGGTGAAGGACTAG